Proteins encoded by one window of Lates calcarifer isolate ASB-BC8 linkage group LG7_1, TLL_Latcal_v3, whole genome shotgun sequence:
- the tbpl1 gene encoding TATA box-binding protein-like 1, with translation MDSSNDEALDIIVTNVVATFRTRCHLNLRTIALEGTNVIYKPEVGKVLMKLRKPMITASIWSSGKIICTGATSEDEAKLGARRLARCLQKLGFKVRFSAFKVVNVLAVCSMPFAVHLIDFTKNNRPIASYEPELHPAATYRIKNLKATIQVFSTGSLTVTGPNVQNVATAVEQVYPLLFECQKPLCK, from the exons ATGGATTCCAGCAATGATGAGGCACTTGATATCATTGTCACCAATGTGGTGGCGACCTTCAGGACCAGGTGCCACCTCAACTTGCGCACCATTGCCTTAGAGGGAACCAACGTCATCTATAAGCCGGAAGTAGGG aaagtCCTGATGAAGCTTCGTAAGCCCATGATAACAGCCTCAATTTGGTCCTCAGGGAAAATCATCTGCACTGGAGCAACAAG tGAGGATGAGGCAAAGCTGGGTGCTCGCAGGTTAGCACGCTGTCTGCAGAAACTAGGCTTCAAG GTGAGGTTTTCAGCCTTCAAAGTTGTGAATGTGCTGGCAGTGTGCTCCATGCCCTTTGCAGTCCACCTCATAGACTTTACAAAGAACAACCGACCCATTGCCAG ttatGAACCAGAGCTCCATCCTGCTGCCACATACAGGATCAAAAACCTCAAGGCCACTATACAAGTGTTCTCCACTGGCAGCCTCACAGTTACAg GACCAAACGTGCAGAATGTGGCCACAGCTGTGGAGCAAGTCTACCCACTACTGTTTGAGTGTCAGAAACCTCTCTGCaaataa